The Microbacterium paraoxydans genome includes a window with the following:
- a CDS encoding 4-hydroxy-3-methylbut-2-enyl diphosphate reductase: MPRVRAAAGRLQDNPVPGHKRVLLAAPRGYCAGVDRAVVAVEKALERYGAPVYVRKQIVHNIHVVTELEAKGAIFVEEVDEVPEGAHVVFSAHGVSPAVVNAASDRGLHAIDATCPLVTKVHREAVRFARDDFEILLIGHDGHEEVEGTAGEAPDHVTVVNSPEEADTVQVKDPSKVVWLSQTTLSVDETMETVNRLRTRFPELHNPPSDDICYATQNRQVAIKKVAQGADLVIVVGSANSSNSVRLVEVALEYGAKAAYRVDYAEEIRQEWLDGVETVGVTSGASVPEVLVREVLDAIGDAGYRDVEEVKTAEEDLMFSLPKELRQDATGQRDARALGGRASAGGGA; the protein is encoded by the coding sequence ATCCCACGAGTGCGCGCCGCGGCCGGGCGGCTTCAGGATAACCCGGTGCCCGGACACAAGCGCGTCCTGCTCGCCGCCCCCCGCGGTTACTGTGCAGGCGTGGACCGCGCCGTGGTCGCTGTGGAGAAGGCGCTCGAGCGCTATGGCGCCCCGGTCTACGTCCGCAAGCAGATCGTGCACAACATCCACGTCGTGACGGAGCTCGAGGCCAAGGGGGCCATCTTCGTCGAGGAGGTCGACGAGGTGCCCGAGGGCGCGCACGTCGTCTTCAGCGCGCACGGCGTCTCCCCGGCTGTCGTCAACGCCGCGTCCGACCGTGGCCTGCACGCGATCGACGCCACCTGCCCGCTCGTCACCAAGGTCCACCGCGAGGCCGTGCGCTTCGCGCGGGACGACTTCGAGATCCTGCTCATCGGCCACGACGGGCACGAGGAGGTCGAGGGCACGGCCGGAGAGGCACCGGATCACGTCACCGTCGTGAACTCCCCGGAGGAGGCCGACACCGTGCAGGTGAAGGACCCCTCGAAGGTGGTGTGGCTGTCGCAGACGACGCTCTCCGTGGACGAGACCATGGAGACGGTGAACCGGCTCCGCACCCGGTTCCCCGAGCTGCACAACCCGCCGTCCGACGACATCTGCTACGCCACGCAGAACCGGCAGGTCGCCATCAAGAAGGTCGCCCAGGGTGCTGATCTGGTGATCGTCGTGGGGTCCGCCAACTCCTCCAACAGCGTGCGACTCGTCGAGGTCGCGCTGGAGTACGGAGCCAAGGCCGCCTACCGCGTGGACTACGCCGAGGAGATCCGCCAGGAGTGGCTCGACGGCGTGGAGACGGTCGGCGTCACCAGTGGCGCGTCGGTCCCCGAGGTGCTCGTGCGCGAGGTGCTCGACGCGATCGGCGATGCCGGGTATCGCGACGTGGAAGAGGTCAAGACGGCGGAGGAGGACCTCATGTTCTCCCTGCCGAAGGAGCTCCGTCAGGACGCCACGGGCCAGCGCGACGCGCGCGCCCTCGGCGGACGCGCCTCCGCAGGAGGGGGTGCGTAG
- a CDS encoding exonuclease domain-containing protein — MPLDFTAIDFETANSSPASACSVGLVRVRDGEVVATANWLIQPPPGHDEFQEWNVRIHGIRPEHVLSAATWVDQFDRLCGFAGADVLVAHNAGFDLNVLRRATEVTGQICPPYRSLCSLQVARKTYQLDSYRLPLAAAAAGYAEFSHHDALADALACAQIIVDAAARAGAADVFALADVLGLRVTEPAVPALERAVA; from the coding sequence GTGCCACTGGACTTCACTGCGATCGACTTCGAGACCGCGAACTCCAGCCCGGCCTCCGCGTGTTCCGTGGGACTCGTGCGGGTGCGGGACGGGGAGGTCGTCGCCACCGCGAACTGGCTGATCCAGCCTCCGCCCGGCCACGACGAGTTCCAGGAGTGGAACGTCCGCATCCACGGCATCCGCCCTGAGCACGTGCTGTCGGCGGCGACGTGGGTCGATCAGTTCGACCGTCTGTGCGGCTTCGCGGGTGCCGACGTGCTCGTGGCCCACAACGCCGGCTTCGACCTGAACGTCCTGCGGCGAGCGACCGAGGTCACCGGTCAGATCTGTCCGCCGTACCGGTCGCTGTGCAGCCTCCAGGTGGCGCGGAAGACCTACCAGCTCGACTCCTACCGTCTGCCGCTCGCCGCCGCGGCGGCCGGATACGCCGAGTTCTCGCATCACGACGCGCTGGCGGATGCCCTCGCCTGCGCCCAGATCATCGTGGACGCGGCCGCGCGGGCCGGAGCCGCGGATGTCTTCGCGCTCGCCGATGTCCTCGGCCTCCGCGTGACCGAGCCCGCCGTGCCGGCACTGGAGCGCGCCGTCGCCTGA
- a CDS encoding exodeoxyribonuclease VII small subunit, with translation MSAVNDTSVDTLSFEAARDELVRVVAELEQGAPTLEHSLALWERGEALAARCEEWLLGAKRRLEAARTATTDESDAS, from the coding sequence GTGAGCGCCGTGAACGACACCTCTGTGGACACGCTGTCGTTCGAGGCGGCCCGTGACGAGCTCGTCCGGGTCGTCGCCGAGCTCGAACAGGGGGCGCCCACCCTCGAGCACTCACTCGCGCTCTGGGAGCGCGGCGAGGCCCTGGCCGCCCGCTGCGAGGAGTGGCTGCTCGGCGCGAAGCGTCGCCTCGAAGCCGCGCGCACCGCCACCACCGACGAGAGCGACGCGTCATGA
- a CDS encoding DUF4245 family protein codes for MSKGPAINADLGRPETPDETAARKAASSKAYRSSQTVRNLVAALVVTLAVVVVIIALVPRGEPVAAKPIDVAAIAADVESSMGSPAIVPETDDFWRVNAAELQSGAPVVWEVTLAPAAQDERGFIKLAQAFDADASWAPQRLNGVAPTDTIRIGGREWDVYRPGSAGAEANVTYALGTQAGDDYVLLYGSRSADSTAELAESLIPQIRTVSEAR; via the coding sequence ATGAGCAAGGGCCCCGCGATCAACGCCGACCTCGGTCGACCGGAGACGCCCGACGAGACCGCCGCACGCAAGGCCGCGTCGAGCAAGGCCTACCGGTCGAGCCAGACCGTCCGCAACCTCGTCGCCGCGCTCGTGGTGACCCTCGCGGTCGTCGTCGTCATCATCGCGCTCGTCCCCCGGGGCGAGCCGGTCGCGGCGAAGCCGATCGACGTCGCCGCCATCGCCGCGGACGTCGAGTCGTCCATGGGCAGCCCGGCGATCGTCCCCGAGACGGACGACTTCTGGCGGGTGAACGCCGCTGAGCTCCAGAGCGGAGCCCCCGTCGTCTGGGAGGTCACCCTCGCCCCCGCGGCCCAGGACGAGCGCGGGTTCATCAAGCTCGCCCAGGCCTTCGACGCCGACGCCTCGTGGGCCCCGCAGCGCCTGAACGGCGTCGCCCCGACCGACACCATCCGCATCGGCGGCCGGGAGTGGGACGTCTATCGGCCCGGGTCCGCCGGCGCGGAGGCGAACGTCACCTATGCCCTCGGCACCCAGGCCGGCGACGACTACGTGCTTCTCTACGGCTCCCGCTCGGCCGACTCCACCGCCGAGCTCGCGGAGTCGCTCATCCCCCAGATCCGCACCGTCTCGGAGGCCCGATGA
- the fbaA gene encoding class II fructose-bisphosphate aldolase: MPVATPDQYADMLDRAKAGGFAYPAFNVSSSQTINAVLQGLTEAGSDGIIQVTTGGADYFAGHTVKARATGALAFARYATEVAKNYPVTVALHTDHCPKDALAGFVEPLIAASEEEVKAGRNPIFQSHMWDGSAVPLAENIEIAKELLPRMKAINAILEVEIGVVGGEEDGVQHEGSNEALYTTFADVDQAVQALGLGEQGRYIAALTFGNVHGVYKPGGVKLRPELLGEIQAEVAAKYNTGEKPLDLVFHGGSGSTDEEIALAVANGVIKMNIDTDTQYAYTRAIADYMFKNYDGVLKVDGEVGNKKQYDPRAWGKIAESAMAARVVESTRQLGSYGQSKS; encoded by the coding sequence ATGCCCGTCGCCACCCCGGATCAGTACGCCGACATGCTCGACCGCGCGAAGGCAGGCGGCTTCGCGTACCCCGCGTTCAACGTCTCCAGCTCGCAGACGATCAACGCCGTCCTCCAGGGTCTGACCGAGGCCGGCTCCGACGGCATCATCCAGGTCACCACCGGTGGCGCCGACTACTTCGCCGGTCACACGGTCAAGGCCCGGGCGACCGGCGCCCTCGCCTTCGCCCGCTACGCCACCGAGGTCGCCAAGAACTACCCGGTCACCGTCGCCCTGCACACGGACCACTGCCCGAAGGACGCTCTCGCGGGCTTCGTCGAGCCGCTCATCGCCGCCTCGGAGGAAGAGGTCAAGGCCGGCCGCAACCCGATCTTCCAGTCCCACATGTGGGACGGCTCGGCCGTGCCGCTCGCGGAGAACATCGAGATCGCCAAGGAGCTGCTCCCCCGCATGAAGGCCATCAACGCCATCCTCGAGGTCGAGATCGGCGTCGTCGGCGGCGAGGAGGACGGCGTGCAGCACGAGGGCTCGAACGAGGCGCTCTACACGACGTTCGCCGACGTGGACCAGGCCGTCCAGGCGCTGGGCCTCGGCGAGCAGGGCCGCTACATCGCCGCGCTCACCTTCGGCAACGTCCACGGCGTGTACAAGCCGGGCGGCGTGAAGCTGCGCCCGGAGCTGCTCGGCGAGATCCAGGCCGAGGTCGCCGCGAAGTACAACACCGGCGAGAAGCCGCTCGACCTCGTCTTCCACGGCGGCTCCGGCTCGACCGATGAGGAGATCGCCCTCGCGGTCGCCAACGGCGTCATCAAGATGAACATCGACACGGACACGCAGTACGCGTACACCCGTGCGATCGCCGACTACATGTTCAAGAACTACGACGGCGTGCTGAAGGTCGACGGCGAGGTCGGCAACAAGAAGCAGTACGACCCGCGCGCCTGGGGCAAGATCGCCGAGTCGGCCATGGCCGCCCGCGTGGTCGAGTCCACCCGCCAGCTGGGATCGTACGGCCAGTCGAAGAGCTGA
- a CDS encoding class I SAM-dependent methyltransferase — MADELARSFGAAAGSYEAGRPEYPFEAVAWMLEPMADGARRVADVGAGTGKLTRALVAAGDAEVVAIDPDPAMLAALRDAVPGVPTFVGTAEALPLPDASVDAVVLGQAWHWVEPVAASAEIGRAMRPGGVLGLVWNLRDERVDWVRRLTEIMHGSNAEIMLAAGDPVVAEPFGALAQERWEWSRPMTRELLHRMAASRSAVITADDAEKARIRREMDALFDELGLRGNGVIEVPYVTRAFRAVRD; from the coding sequence ATGGCGGACGAACTCGCGAGATCCTTCGGCGCGGCGGCCGGAAGCTACGAGGCCGGACGGCCCGAGTACCCCTTCGAGGCCGTCGCCTGGATGCTGGAGCCGATGGCGGACGGTGCGCGGCGGGTCGCCGATGTCGGCGCCGGTACCGGCAAGCTCACGCGGGCGCTCGTCGCGGCTGGGGATGCCGAGGTGGTGGCGATCGATCCGGACCCCGCGATGCTCGCGGCCCTTCGCGACGCCGTTCCCGGGGTGCCCACGTTCGTCGGGACCGCCGAGGCACTGCCGCTTCCGGACGCGAGCGTGGACGCCGTCGTGCTGGGCCAGGCGTGGCACTGGGTCGAGCCGGTCGCCGCCTCGGCGGAGATCGGTCGCGCGATGCGCCCGGGCGGTGTGCTCGGGCTCGTCTGGAACCTCCGCGACGAGCGCGTGGACTGGGTGCGCCGGCTCACCGAGATCATGCACGGCAGCAACGCCGAGATCATGCTCGCCGCGGGCGACCCCGTGGTGGCGGAGCCCTTCGGCGCCCTGGCGCAGGAGCGCTGGGAGTGGTCGCGCCCCATGACGCGGGAGCTCCTGCATCGTATGGCCGCGTCCCGCAGCGCCGTGATCACCGCCGACGATGCCGAGAAGGCACGGATCCGCCGCGAGATGGACGCCCTGTTCGACGAGCTCGGCCTGCGCGGGAACGGTGTGATCGAGGTGCCCTATGTGACGAGGGCCTTCCGCGCGGTCCGCGACTGA
- the rmuC gene encoding DNA recombination protein RmuC codes for MDALSIVLLLVALAAGVALGWFLRAGRSAADIARTQAELAAARDDRDRQYDLYRDAVEHARSEQRAEAQRVQQQNAVLQALAPVRESLQQMQSKVAAIESERQAQFGTLAEQLRRAQESDEALRATTESLAGALRSTSTRGVWGETQLRRVVEAAGLTRHVDFDLQATITSDRGQGRPDMVVRLPGGTSIAVDAKVPLDAYLEASALPLGDAHEPQRRAHMQKHVRAVRAHVDALAKKAYWSGLDASPEFVICFLPSESLLAAAIDEDPTLLDYAFSRRVALASPVNLWAVLKTVAYTWTQQEVSTEARSLLALGTQLYERLGTLAGHADDLRRAIERTVDSYNRFAGSLESRVLVTARQFPGVDAEALAPASPITADGRRFTAPELLAPTEAGEAADAMQADVGEVRARLDHAAALRDREQ; via the coding sequence ATGGATGCCCTGTCGATCGTTCTCCTGCTCGTGGCCCTCGCCGCGGGCGTCGCTCTCGGGTGGTTCCTGCGAGCCGGTCGCAGCGCCGCCGACATCGCACGCACGCAGGCGGAGCTGGCGGCCGCGCGAGACGACCGCGATCGCCAGTACGACCTCTACCGGGACGCCGTCGAGCACGCCCGCTCCGAGCAGCGGGCGGAGGCTCAGCGCGTCCAGCAGCAGAACGCCGTGCTGCAGGCTCTGGCGCCGGTCCGCGAGAGTCTCCAGCAGATGCAGTCCAAGGTCGCCGCGATCGAGAGCGAGCGGCAGGCACAGTTCGGCACGCTCGCCGAGCAGCTCCGGCGCGCCCAGGAGTCGGATGAGGCGCTCCGCGCGACGACCGAGTCACTGGCGGGTGCGCTGCGCTCCACGTCCACGCGCGGCGTCTGGGGCGAGACCCAGCTGCGGCGCGTCGTCGAGGCGGCGGGGCTGACCAGACACGTCGACTTCGACCTCCAGGCGACGATCACCTCCGACCGCGGCCAGGGGCGCCCCGACATGGTCGTCCGTCTCCCGGGGGGCACGTCGATCGCCGTCGACGCGAAGGTTCCCCTCGACGCCTACCTCGAGGCCTCGGCGCTCCCCCTCGGCGACGCCCACGAACCCCAGCGTCGCGCCCACATGCAGAAGCACGTCCGCGCCGTCCGCGCCCACGTCGACGCCCTCGCCAAGAAGGCCTACTGGTCGGGCCTCGACGCGAGCCCCGAGTTCGTCATCTGCTTCCTGCCGAGCGAGTCGCTGCTGGCGGCAGCCATCGACGAGGATCCGACGCTGCTCGACTACGCGTTCAGCCGCCGCGTGGCCCTCGCCTCCCCCGTCAACCTCTGGGCGGTCCTCAAGACGGTCGCCTACACCTGGACCCAGCAGGAGGTGTCCACCGAGGCCCGGAGTCTGCTCGCGCTCGGCACGCAGCTGTACGAGCGCCTCGGCACACTCGCGGGTCACGCCGACGACCTGCGCCGGGCGATCGAGCGCACGGTCGACAGCTACAACCGCTTCGCAGGATCCCTGGAGTCCCGGGTGCTCGTGACCGCCCGGCAGTTCCCCGGCGTCGATGCGGAGGCCCTGGCGCCGGCGTCGCCGATCACCGCGGACGGGCGGCGCTTCACCGCTCCGGAGCTCCTGGCCCCGACCGAGGCCGGAGAGGCCGCCGATGCGATGCAGGCCGACGTCGGCGAGGTACGCGCGCGTCTCGACCACGCCGCCGCGCTCCGCGACCGGGAGCAGTGA
- a CDS encoding DUF6264 family protein — MTDQRPRYGELATPEEQRRAAGLPPVAEVVAPSAPVSDPAPAAPAPARPSSVDRFATIALLAYGLVNVVVTGLSYLDIVPVMNQTMGMLGIEGEFTNYAAGRTWGTIAAVVLAVGWCVTAALSIRRLRRGRLTWWVPLVGAVITLGIASFCLVVPMMGDPAFIAYLDQATGVR; from the coding sequence ATGACCGACCAGCGCCCCCGCTACGGAGAACTCGCCACGCCCGAGGAGCAGCGGAGGGCCGCGGGGCTGCCGCCCGTGGCGGAGGTGGTCGCCCCGTCGGCTCCCGTCTCGGACCCCGCGCCCGCGGCTCCTGCTCCGGCGCGCCCCTCCTCGGTGGACCGCTTCGCGACGATCGCGCTGCTCGCCTACGGCCTCGTGAACGTCGTCGTCACCGGCCTGTCCTACCTCGACATCGTCCCGGTGATGAATCAGACCATGGGGATGCTGGGCATCGAGGGGGAGTTCACCAACTACGCCGCGGGCCGCACGTGGGGCACGATCGCGGCCGTCGTGCTGGCGGTCGGCTGGTGCGTCACGGCGGCCCTGTCGATCCGTCGCCTGCGTCGTGGCCGCCTCACCTGGTGGGTCCCGCTCGTCGGAGCCGTCATCACGCTGGGCATCGCCTCGTTCTGCCTCGTCGTGCCGATGATGGGCGACCCGGCCTTCATCGCCTACCTCGACCAGGCGACCGGGGTGCGTTGA
- the ychF gene encoding redox-regulated ATPase YchF has product MALTIGIVGLPNVGKSTLFNALTKNDVLAANYPFATIEPNVGVVNLPDPRLQKLAEIFGSERILPAAVSFVDIAGIVRGASEGEGLGNQFLANIREADAIAQVVRGFSDDDVVHVDGAVNPASDMETINAELMLADLQTVEKAITRYEKEVRGKKIDPSVLEAAKAAKDALERGILLSTSGLDLEPIRELGLLTVKPVIFVFNVDESVLTDDARKAELAALVAPAQAIFLDAKIESELKDLDPEDAAELLASTGQDESGLDQLARIGFDTLGLQTYLTAGPKEARAWTIPKGSKAPQAAGVIHTDFEKGFIKAEIVSFDDLVETGSVQEARAKGKARLEGKDYVMQDGDVVEFRFNN; this is encoded by the coding sequence GTGGCTCTCACTATCGGAATCGTCGGCCTGCCCAACGTCGGCAAGTCCACCCTCTTCAACGCTCTCACCAAGAACGACGTGCTCGCGGCGAACTACCCGTTCGCGACGATCGAGCCGAACGTCGGCGTGGTGAACCTTCCCGACCCGCGGCTCCAGAAGCTCGCGGAGATCTTCGGGAGCGAGCGCATCCTGCCCGCCGCCGTGTCGTTCGTCGACATCGCCGGCATCGTGCGCGGGGCGAGCGAGGGGGAGGGGCTGGGCAACCAGTTCCTCGCGAACATCCGCGAGGCCGACGCGATCGCCCAGGTGGTGCGCGGGTTCTCCGACGACGACGTGGTGCACGTGGACGGTGCCGTGAACCCGGCGTCGGACATGGAGACCATCAACGCCGAGCTCATGCTCGCCGACCTGCAGACCGTCGAGAAGGCGATCACGCGGTACGAGAAGGAGGTGCGGGGCAAGAAGATCGACCCGTCGGTCCTCGAAGCCGCGAAGGCCGCCAAGGACGCCCTGGAGCGCGGGATCCTGCTCTCCACGAGCGGCCTCGACCTCGAGCCGATCCGCGAACTCGGGCTCCTGACCGTCAAGCCCGTCATCTTCGTCTTCAACGTCGACGAGTCCGTGCTGACCGATGACGCCCGCAAGGCGGAGCTCGCCGCCCTCGTCGCGCCGGCGCAGGCGATCTTCCTCGACGCGAAGATCGAGTCCGAGCTTAAGGACCTCGACCCCGAGGACGCCGCCGAGCTCCTCGCCTCGACGGGACAGGACGAGTCGGGCCTCGACCAGCTCGCCCGCATCGGCTTCGACACGCTCGGTCTGCAGACCTACCTCACCGCCGGCCCCAAGGAGGCCCGCGCCTGGACCATCCCCAAGGGATCGAAGGCCCCGCAGGCCGCCGGCGTGATCCACACCGACTTCGAGAAGGGCTTCATCAAGGCCGAGATCGTGTCGTTCGACGACCTCGTGGAGACCGGTTCCGTGCAGGAAGCCCGTGCGAAGGGCAAGGCGCGCCTGGAGGGCAAGGACTACGTCATGCAGGACGGCGACGTCGTGGAGTTCCGCTTCAACAACTAG
- the glpX gene encoding class II fructose-bisphosphatase, with product MVSLTADLSPLRPDRNLAMELVRATEAAAIRAVPFIGRGAKEAADGAAVDAMRAFLGTVDFQGRVVIGEGEKDNAPMLFNGEVVGTGRGPLCDIAVDPIDGTSLTAAGRQNALSVIAVSDRDTMLDASSVFYMDKLVTGPAGVGVVDIRLPIGENIRKLAGALDKPVDEIVVSVLNRPRHEQLIQEIRDAGAGTRLMSDGDVAGGINAARHDARTDMCVGIGGSPEGIVTACAIKALGGHIQGRLWPRDDDERQRGIDAGLDMDKVYEADDLVQGNNTIFVATGVTDGQLVAGVRRERGYVYTESVVLRGASGTLRRIASEHLVSKWL from the coding sequence ATGGTGAGTCTGACTGCCGACCTGAGCCCGCTGCGTCCCGACCGTAACCTCGCGATGGAGTTGGTGCGCGCGACCGAGGCGGCGGCGATCCGTGCCGTTCCGTTCATCGGTCGCGGTGCGAAGGAGGCTGCCGACGGCGCCGCCGTCGACGCCATGCGGGCGTTCCTCGGGACGGTCGACTTCCAGGGCCGCGTGGTGATCGGCGAGGGCGAGAAGGACAATGCCCCGATGCTGTTCAATGGCGAGGTCGTCGGCACAGGACGCGGCCCGCTGTGCGATATCGCGGTCGACCCGATCGACGGCACGTCGCTGACCGCGGCCGGTCGGCAGAACGCGCTCTCGGTGATCGCCGTGTCCGACCGCGACACGATGCTCGACGCCTCCAGCGTCTTCTACATGGACAAGCTCGTCACCGGGCCCGCCGGTGTCGGCGTCGTCGACATCCGCCTGCCCATCGGCGAGAACATCCGCAAGCTCGCCGGCGCGCTGGACAAGCCGGTCGACGAGATCGTCGTCTCGGTGCTCAACCGCCCGCGGCACGAGCAGCTCATCCAGGAGATCCGCGACGCCGGTGCCGGTACGCGTCTCATGAGCGACGGCGATGTCGCCGGTGGCATCAACGCCGCCCGCCACGACGCCCGCACCGACATGTGCGTCGGCATCGGCGGCAGCCCCGAGGGCATCGTCACCGCGTGTGCGATCAAGGCCCTCGGCGGCCACATCCAGGGACGGCTCTGGCCGCGCGATGACGACGAGCGCCAGCGCGGTATCGACGCGGGGCTCGACATGGACAAGGTCTACGAGGCGGACGACCTCGTGCAGGGGAACAACACGATCTTCGTCGCGACCGGGGTCACGGACGGCCAGCTCGTGGCCGGCGTCCGGCGGGAGCGCGGTTACGTGTACACCGAGAGCGTGGTCCTGCGCGGAGCCTCCGGCACCCTGCGCCGCATCGCGTCGGAGCACCTCGTCTCGAAGTGGCTGTGA
- the xseA gene encoding exodeoxyribonuclease VII large subunit, with protein sequence MTVFEATTGPGETPPADVVAPRDSTAQAPTSVARLNATIRDFVARWNTVWVEGEITSWNVRAGNVFARLKDTRSDAQISIRVWSSVRGRIPADLGVGDHVVAAVKADYFVRSGDFSFAVSAMKHVGLGDQLERLERLRVQLRQEGLFDPARKKRLPFLPHVIGLITGERSDAEKDVHRNAELRWPQVRFKTAYAAVQGDRCVPDTLAALARLDADPEVDVIIIARGGGDPQTLLGFSDERLVRAVAAASTPVVSAIGHENDHPLLDDVADLRASTPTDAAKRVVPDVGEQRALIAQLRSRATTRLTQRLTHDIAQLEQLRSRPVLRSPDPIIDSRAQETFLLLARGRDAVTRQLDDAGRRTGELRASLRALSPAATLARGYAIAHLEGGVILRDAADAPAGSALTLTVDRGSLAVRSEGEIAEGA encoded by the coding sequence ATGACAGTCTTCGAAGCGACGACGGGACCGGGCGAGACCCCGCCGGCGGATGTCGTCGCCCCGCGCGACTCCACGGCCCAGGCACCGACGTCGGTCGCCCGACTGAACGCCACCATCCGCGACTTCGTGGCGCGATGGAACACGGTGTGGGTCGAGGGCGAGATCACGTCCTGGAACGTGCGCGCCGGAAACGTCTTCGCCCGCCTCAAGGACACCCGGTCCGACGCGCAGATCTCCATCCGCGTCTGGTCGAGCGTGCGCGGCCGCATCCCCGCCGACCTGGGCGTGGGCGATCACGTGGTCGCCGCCGTGAAGGCCGACTACTTCGTCCGCTCCGGGGACTTCAGCTTCGCGGTCTCGGCCATGAAGCACGTCGGGCTCGGCGACCAGCTCGAGCGCCTGGAGCGGCTGCGGGTGCAGCTCCGCCAGGAGGGCCTCTTCGATCCCGCACGCAAGAAGCGCCTGCCGTTCCTCCCCCATGTCATCGGACTCATCACCGGCGAGCGCTCCGACGCCGAGAAGGACGTGCACCGCAACGCCGAGCTGCGCTGGCCGCAGGTGCGGTTCAAGACCGCGTACGCCGCGGTGCAGGGCGATCGCTGCGTGCCGGACACGCTGGCGGCTCTCGCCCGTCTGGACGCCGACCCCGAGGTCGACGTCATCATCATCGCTCGCGGCGGCGGCGACCCGCAGACCCTCCTCGGCTTCAGCGACGAACGCCTCGTCCGAGCCGTGGCCGCCGCCTCCACACCGGTGGTCAGCGCCATCGGCCATGAGAACGACCACCCCCTCCTCGACGACGTCGCCGATCTCCGCGCCTCGACGCCGACCGATGCCGCCAAGCGCGTCGTCCCCGACGTCGGGGAGCAACGCGCACTCATCGCGCAGCTGCGGTCCCGGGCCACCACCCGCCTCACGCAGCGCCTCACGCACGACATCGCCCAGCTCGAGCAGCTGCGGTCCCGGCCGGTGCTGCGCTCGCCCGATCCGATCATCGACAGCCGTGCGCAGGAGACCTTCCTGCTTCTCGCTCGCGGTCGCGACGCGGTCACCCGGCAGCTCGACGACGCCGGCCGGCGGACCGGTGAACTGCGCGCCTCGCTGCGCGCCCTCTCCCCCGCCGCCACTCTGGCCCGCGGTTACGCGATCGCGCATCTGGAGGGCGGCGTCATCCTCCGCGATGCGGCCGATGCGCCTGCGGGCAGCGCGCTCACCCTCACGGTGGACCGAGGGTCGCTCGCGGTGCGCTCGGAGGGCGAGATCGCGGAAGGCGCCTGA
- a CDS encoding IclR family transcriptional regulator has protein sequence MNAAEAEPTLIGSVQRALRLVDIVANSPRPLPAKMLSSITGLTPGTTYNLVRTLVHEGYLSAEPDGLVLGNRFPSFQQQIGSRGVFLARVRAALRAVTEDVGATAYLSRYADGEIHLVDIVDAVRNPRIELWVGLHASAHATALGKQILAALSEEDRLDYLARHRLEELTPRTISDRTALLTQLEQTPGWAIDREEYAIGATCVAVPVIAPGVTASLAVSLPADQAVVNRRLVSNLQRAARRLSVQLGADALDTDGPDAEFTI, from the coding sequence GTGAACGCCGCGGAGGCGGAGCCGACCCTCATCGGGTCCGTGCAACGCGCACTCCGCCTGGTCGACATCGTCGCGAACTCGCCGCGCCCGCTGCCGGCGAAGATGCTCTCGTCGATCACGGGCTTGACGCCGGGTACCACCTACAACCTCGTGCGCACGCTCGTGCACGAGGGGTACCTGAGTGCGGAGCCCGACGGCCTCGTGCTGGGGAACCGGTTCCCGTCCTTCCAGCAGCAGATCGGCTCCCGAGGCGTGTTCCTCGCCCGCGTGCGCGCCGCCTTGCGTGCGGTGACCGAGGACGTCGGCGCCACGGCCTACCTGTCGCGGTACGCGGATGGGGAGATCCACCTCGTCGACATCGTGGACGCCGTGCGGAACCCTCGGATCGAGCTGTGGGTCGGGCTGCACGCCAGCGCGCACGCGACCGCCCTCGGGAAGCAGATCCTCGCCGCCCTCTCGGAAGAGGACCGGCTGGACTACCTCGCCCGTCATCGGCTCGAGGAGCTCACGCCGCGGACGATCAGCGACCGGACAGCGCTCCTCACCCAGCTCGAGCAGACCCCGGGGTGGGCGATCGATCGCGAGGAGTACGCGATCGGCGCGACCTGTGTCGCGGTCCCGGTCATCGCCCCGGGCGTGACGGCATCGCTGGCCGTCTCCCTCCCGGCCGACCAGGCGGTGGTCAACCGGCGGCTCGTCTCGAACCTGCAACGCGCCGCCCGTCGGCTGTCGGTGCAGCTCGGGGCCGATGCGCTCGACACCGACGGGCCGGACGCCGAGTTCACCATCTGA